taataataataataataataataataataataataataataatataaatttgattAGATTACTTAATTATATTGagagagtcacatcatatgtttttgaggggattaacattttggtgtgccgtttTGAGTCTAGGCccgtctagggtgtgccgtgagtatatagaaaaaggttgcggaacactgtccTAGATCATATTCATCATATACATTACTATGATCTAGGGTAGTCTGTagattgcatggagcaactgtacagTTGCAACGaactgtacactggcgttcaatcAAGGATACCAAAACAAAAACGTCCCAAAGAACGATATGCATGATTATCGATAACAGTCTCGCGAGGAGAATATCGATAATGTAAGAAGTAATTGGTGCCATTACTCGCACTTGGTGAACGTTAATGGTTGTGGAAGATGATTGATTTCAGAATAACTGTAGAAATATGAATGTATGTAATTAAGTCAAAAACGTTTCTTGTAGGGTGCATTACAATCGGTTTGGCACTACTTTACACAGTTGTGAAGTGAATACTTGGCAACAGAGTAAGTTATCTTGTTACGTCTTGAAAGTGGAGAAAAGGGCAGAATGTACTGAATCTTCCtttaataaatgaaatgtttaacaaaGGGGTGTTGGATAGGTCTGAGCTCATCTTTCTGTATCCTTCTCATTATCACATGAATGAGGTATTATATCAaattataacataggcctatcacAGGTTTCTATagtctttaaattttattttctcttatttttgttaacTTTCATCAAAATTATTACTGTTGACTAATCAGCTGATATGTTTCATGTTATCTTTAGATGTCGAAAGCGGCCAGCCCCACCCGGTATTCCGGAGATATTGGCCATTTCTACGACCCTGATTTTGCAGCTGATATACACAAGAAAATGAGAGTACCTAAACGAATTAAAGTTGATGGGGAAAGCGATGATGACCAGAATAATATTGAAAGTAATTGGAACATGGCGCTGGCAAATGAAAAGTTTGATATGCGTGTTCCTGATCGAATACTTGTTGTTGGTAAGGATGATTAAACCCACTCTAACATTATTGTAACATTGTCACAGTACTCTCATGTGACCACATAGTGCAGACTAGCCAAAAAGATGCAAGAATGAAAATAGCAATGGAGAATGGGAAATTAAAAATAGTGACTTCCTTGTTAGTGTCTTTCAATAGGCCCTAGGTGTTTTATAAGTGTGAATAACAGTTTATTAGGTAAAGATTTTGTCGTTTTCCATTACTTTAATCTTTGTCAGTTGGAGATTATGCAAGGGAAATGTCATTAATGCCGCTATATTGTCTTGATTTCAGGCCAAGAACGACATGTAGGTACAAAGGGTCCACCAAgagaattaatattagagaatGCTGTGATGGCACCTGATTCTGAAATAGTTAGAGTTCAAGTAAGTTTGACATAGCGTGCCCTGTGTAGACTATTTCCCATATTTTCTGGTTTAAAATTCAGAGACTGAAATGATAGATCTGACCTTGTTTGAGACTAGCTTAAATTTCTCATCAACACGTAACCTAGAAGAACAAATTATAGATTTGTCTTTATCTTTGCTACATTATGATTATCAAAGATCATCTTGTGCTTTGTAGTAAGCACTTATTCGATTAGTATTCTGCCCGGTAATGTCTCAGAATGTGTCGCTGGACATAGACCAgtcttacactaaacctaaaaCCTTAAACTAACCTAATATTTCctgaatctgtgacagattaggttaggttaatttagggTTTTAGTATAGCTTGCATATAGCAAGTTTAGGTTAAGTGTAAAACTGATCTATGTACAGCAACACATTCTGAGAAATTACCAGTTctaatatttattacattcagagttctgaggatgacccacaataggtcgaaacatgtaaacctggtacgatagaatttaacacaagaaagtcatataatacatattccgaagtgatacagtgttaaaagttgtgtaatcaagatgtatttataaatataagtgcaatttatattgtgtgtaatgtatgtaccatgtatgaatgactttttttttctttcgattttGATATTCTTTATTGTTATGTTTTCTTAGGTTCAAACGACATATTTGTTTAATGCATAAGTGAATTGTAAGTTATATTGGCTGGCCTTATGTTATATTCTCAGCTCTCTACCTTCTGCATTATAAACCGGTGTGAGATATTCCCCTTCTTTCTGCtgatattttaatgtactgtaacaATATgtgattacttatttacttactggcttttaagtaacctggaggttcattgccgccctcacataagcccaccattggtccctatcctgagcaagattaatccattctctatcatatcccacctccctcaaatccattttaatattatcttcccatctacgtctcgacctccctaaaggtctttttccctccggcctcccaactaacactctatatgcatttctggattcgcccatacgtgctacatgccctgcccatctcaaacgtctgaatttaatgttcctaattatgtcaggtgaagaatacaatgcgtgcagttttgtgttgtgtaactttctccattctcctgtaacatcatccctcttagccccaaatattttcctaagaaccttattctcaaacatgcttaacctatgttcctctctcaaagtgagagtccaagtttcacaaccatacaggacaaccggtaatataacttttttataaattctaacgttcagatttttcagcagcagactggatgataaaagtttctcaactgaataataacaggcacttcccatatttattctgtgtttaatttcctctcgagtgattatgaatataatattctcataaccTTTGTTtagaaatataagattgtgtGGAAGGGAAGGTAAGCAGTTAAAATAGTTCTGAAAGTATTTGTTTACTCATGATTGGATTTTTGTTGCAGACCCCACCTCGTGTAATTACACTTGATGAGCATTATTTCCCGTCAGCTGACGAGTTTTACAGTCACACAGAACCCGTAGAAGAGGAAATACCAAAACCAAAGCCACATTTTCATGTCCAGCAGAAAATTGCCGTCAGGTAAGAGGATATGCAACATGAACATTTTTCGTAAGTTTCTTCAGGTTTTCAATAGCACGTGACACTGAAGTTTTTTTGAcgaaaaaaagtggaaaaaaaatgGCCTAATTTTCAGAGGGAACGTAGTTTTGAATGTGAAGAATAGGACGTCAGttacttgaaaacatattagaaaataggtaaaaattgtggaaaaaatTGATCGGTGCAgttaacctaaaagtgattatttaacgcATGAAATTAAGAGGTAGAACATTTCAAAATATAACGCGaaacgcacatttcacttcatttagtatatgcaaagcatacaaaaagcctaaactaacctaacctgtcacagatttccgTACTGGAGAACTTAGAAACATTGAAGTTGGAAATATCAGTGTTGCGTACTATAGAAAAgccgtttcttcaatataattacaCTGTGGTCCATGAAGGTATAGTGAGTTCAGGTTTATACAGTAGTAATCTTCAGATTTAACTATACTTACATCTTTGGGATTTATCAAATTTTTACTTCACTTATTCAAACTGTGTATCAAGAGGGAGGTCACAAACAAGAAACATGATGTTATAAGAACGCCATATCAAGTTGTCAAATTTGAAGAGTGGACACTATTACATCTAGGTTATACACACAGATGGTCAGCTGTTAAAGAAGACAGTGGCGTAACTAATGGGCCTATAGACCtgctatgtaataataataataataataataataataataataataatccgtggcggtacagcccgtgaagagcctagacttaccagccagctgctggcctcacgcccacatgccgaagcagaggtggacgatcatccaaccagaatggaggtatcgtgtggttagcacgatgatccccccagctgtttatagctggtattcacaaccggatttcgctacctatcatagctccccaagtgcatcactatactgggtgggcaccagtcccatacactggccgaaatttcgtgagaaaatttcttctcccatgaggactcgaaccagtgcgcattccgtaacgcgagtcctaggcaggatgccttagaccacgacgccacggcgtgagACACCTGCTATGtaacaaaacattattattattattattattaggttaaaCGAGCTCTGTGGTAGTTCCCTTCCCACTTCACTTCTACACCTTCACCTGTCTCCTCTGTAATACCAACATAACTATGATGACATTACAAAAAGTTTGACTCAAGCTATGCcttacatatacgaatctgtgacaagttagataggttagtttaggcttttgttatgtcttATATACACGAATCggtgacaggttagtttaggcttttattatgtcttgcatatacgaatctctgCCTGATTTTTGTTTAGTGATGTCAGCATAACGGCTGACGTGGAAACGAAGTTATAATATAGgaattttgtgtctatttcattatttgttgtgcttcactgtattccagtagttattgaattaataCGGGTATTGTGTTCTTCACATTACATTGTATTGTGTGTTTGACAACTCTATGTtcctttccttcactagaaaccACAACGTCTGAACTTCCATTACTACACACCTCTCATTTTACACttaatttactacatttccgaacaatttcattttcttgaaatatttcccTATAAAATCCATAACTTTTGAAATTCATCTCCGCAagaaatcccttataaattcgaCCATTTTCACTTCTAAAATCATCGGAACTACATCAACACTAGTTTTCCCATTATTATAATCAGGTTCAGTGCCCGATATATGACTTGTATTGGGTAAGTCCATGATCCAGGTAGCACAGCTTTCAAAAAGACATGGCAACGTTGCATGAAGTTCTTTGACGAATTTACAGTTTGGTGAACAAACCCAGAATGCAGAAGAAAAGTCCCAAGTGTTTGTTTTAATGGTTACTTGGATATTATAATTTGGCAGCTAGTACATGTTAGAAAGCCATCTCTGCGAAATTTTCACTATAGCTGTCGAAGCTCAGCAGTTTATTAGGCTAGAAACTTGTGAGAAAAACTAAACACTTTGtacaaatgtaacacctgcaacaacttctacataggacagacaggcagatcgtttcaaacacgttacaaagaacacatcacagccataacaaaattacaaaacacctccacatatgcaggacacatcacaaatgctaaccacacccacagagacatcaacacagacatggaaatactacacgtccaaccaaaaagccagaaactaaacacactagaacagtatgaaatatacaaacacaccccaacgaaattctcaacacacaactcaacttcaaaacacacacactctttgactctacactataccacaggaacacaccctcacaggaaacagaacaagtggcgccaagaccaacaacaaccagttctgaagatgacccataaataggtccaaacatgtaaacgaggtacgttgaaatttaacacaggaaagtcttaccatacatattccgaaaaaactTTGTGACTATTATTCTACTGATTTATTCCCAACTTTTATGTTTTCGATCCATAATGATAGAAAAATTCGTGTTATTTCAACCATAAAAGGACTGGTCaaagttgttttctaatgccaggcgtttgacaataaagtcatttgacctcttgcactccaatatttttcaaagatattatcatggccaaccACTGAagcagattttgaggtgttccacatccatttcttggtttgagttgcacaatgggcagttaggggactgatacattactgttaattttttttttttttatccattgccatcaggttgtcttttcgacatttctggtcttcttccctggccgtggcttaattgtaacccacttctgaggttggggcgcctggaaggcggagttacattaccgcgatgatgtgataggatgattatggtaatgtggtgccaggagaggtcttaaatctaaacttaacctaaattccagaccatggacgaacacaggaataatcccctttaaggaaaaattcctgtgctctaaccggtaatcgaacccgggacctcatgaactatagccagaagctctgaccactagaccatgaggctggtcacatATGAGATATATGGGACATATGACGTATaagatatatgagatatatgacatatgagaTATATGGAATATATGACATATACGATATATGGGACATATGAcacatatgatatatgagatatgggGTACAATGATAGACTCAGTAAAGTTAATATTAGGTAATGGAATAACAGCTTTGTTCTAGTTTCAATGGCGCATATTGTAAATATGTATTGAATAAAATGTTGGTtggtttctaatgccaggcgtttgacaataaagtcatttgacctcttgcactccaatatttttcaaagatattatcataaccagccactgaagcacagattttgaggtgttccgaatccatttcttggtttgagttgcacaatgggcagttaggggaatgatatattccaattctatgcaggtgtttagccaaacaatcatggcctgttgccaatctaaatgcagctacagacgattttcgtggtaaatcaggaattaactgtggattatgatgcagagagttccattttttcccttgggattgtgttatcaaattttgtttgttgaagtctaagtatgtagatttaataaatcttttcacagagtaatacgtagatttagtaacaggtctgtaagtagcagtgctgcccttctttgctaaagcatccacattctcgtttcccaggattccacaatggcaTGTACACTGTGTCATTCAAACATATGATTTCATTACTCGTATCTCCCTAATGAACAAGGTTACAAAAAGATATACCCATAGTATTAATGCCCCTTTGTActttatagttttatttaaatcattttttcATCTGAAgcctaagaaaaaaatatattttgggtGAGCAAAATAAATGGAACGCTCTGTATATGAAAAGcagaatacttctatgcttgtagAAATCTCCATCACAGTCAGCAGTGTTCCTGATTTGTGTACAACCCTACACATTTTTCCGCCTCAGTACAGGGATCTTTTGTTCTCCTTTCTCATGACATGTCCATACTATTACAGTTATCTTCCGTTTCTTATAATACTGTCTTTTTTACGTTCATTAAATTTGTCTTTATTGTTCCACTGtttctaatagtagtagtaataataacaataataattgttgtcTGTCTTCAACAGAGAATCTACCCCACCAATTGCTGGTGAAGGTGTAACACCCAGTGAAGAACTTGTTCACTTGCGTCGTCAGATGGCCAAACTGAATAGGCGTGTAATGGCAATTGAGTTGGACAACCTGCAACGGCAACAGAGGGAGAAGATACTCTATGCAATAGGACTTGCTTATTTCTTCTTCAAGACTGTTTTTTGGCTTGCGAGGTCCTCATAGTAAAGAAATGTCTAAATTACAATTTGCTGTGAAGGCACCTGGTCATGGTTGTTGAATATAGGTGTTCTGTTTCCAACGGAATATATTGGATtcagtgtatatattttttttctcgtaattttctatttaattttaattgaggCCTATGGCTTGTTAACGGGAGGAATTGGGTTGACAAATATTGCCGGTAGATGTAAGGATCAGTTGGTATCTTTACTACtgtcattattaagtgtattaCTCTTTATTCTTTATGTTTAATAGTTAGCAATAATGCACTACTGAAAGCATGAACTTGTTGTAATGTTCATTACTTCAAAACTAGTTTTGTACATGATAAATTGCAAATGaactttcttttgtattttcaaaattgatttaatttgtatgtaaagaaaatactatgaaatgttaaaaatgagCAAAGCTCAGATTTgtaataaaatctctaaaatgCACAACTAAGACCAGGACgtctgtaggaaaaaaaaaaaacatgtacatACAGTTGCTTCATGTTTGATAAATAAACTTGATGGCATACTGTCAGTGAATGAAATTTATAgttttaaatgttgaatatttgttGCTTTGTTTTCGTTAGACCTCAAGATTGAATACATTCTTCAGAATTAACTGTAGAAAACTTGTAactttacaataataattgtaaaaatatttgaagacTGTGAACTTGTTATTTATCAGTGTGAAAGTAACTGAAACTCTTCAGatttatgaaaataaagaatttgtttcaatttttatgagTCTCTTATAGTTGTATAGAAACCCTAGAGCAGTGGTTGTCGGCACTCGCTAAAATGGGTAGAGGGTAAGCGGAGCAATGTGATATGCCCTgtcatgcagcaggaagaggtagagagcatacccgccagaatagaatagaatggcagagttaaggccataagaccttctcttccactcaaccagccttaatacaatacatatttaaattacgaatatttacactacacttaaaagattctccaggaATAcacttcagttaagttttaatgaCTAGtatgtgtatatttaaatttgtccacacctgtggagtagcggtcagttcgtctggccgcgaaaccaggtgacccgggttcgattcccggtcagagcaagttacctggttgaggtttttttccggggttttccctcaacccaaaatgagcagatgctgggtaactttcagtgctggaccctggactcatttcaccagccgCCATGGATGCACCATATTGCAGTCTGTTctcagcgggtaagagatgctactccgagggtgcagtgtgctgatgacTGTTTTATAGTATACTTCCACCTCAACCTcagctgacatgagcctgtcgcatttaaacacactgccattgacctgggctggaatcgaacctgcaacctcaggCACACAcagccagcactataccaactgcgctaccca
The sequence above is a segment of the Periplaneta americana isolate PAMFEO1 chromosome 3, P.americana_PAMFEO1_priV1, whole genome shotgun sequence genome. Coding sequences within it:
- the Tango11 gene encoding transport and Golgi organization protein 11 isoform X1, which produces MNEMSKAASPTRYSGDIGHFYDPDFAADIHKKMRVPKRIKVDGESDDDQNNIESNWNMALANEKFDMRVPDRILVVGQERHVGTKGPPRELILENAVMAPDSEIVRVQTPPRVITLDEHYFPSADEFYSHTEPVEEEIPKPKPHFHVQQKIAVRESTPPIAGEGVTPSEELVHLRRQMAKLNRRVMAIELDNLQRQQREKILYAIGLAYFFFKTVFWLARSS
- the Tango11 gene encoding transport and Golgi organization protein 11 isoform X2 yields the protein MSKAASPTRYSGDIGHFYDPDFAADIHKKMRVPKRIKVDGESDDDQNNIESNWNMALANEKFDMRVPDRILVVGQERHVGTKGPPRELILENAVMAPDSEIVRVQTPPRVITLDEHYFPSADEFYSHTEPVEEEIPKPKPHFHVQQKIAVRESTPPIAGEGVTPSEELVHLRRQMAKLNRRVMAIELDNLQRQQREKILYAIGLAYFFFKTVFWLARSS